Proteins from a genomic interval of Vreelandella profundi:
- a CDS encoding [protein-PII] uridylyltransferase, with translation MLLHHYRFEPDTSLYDLQAFRAELAGSRSPIAPFKAALRELQARLDDQFRAGADIRDLVRGRAWYLDQLLAIAWALQAWPDDGVALVAVGGYGRGELHPHSDIDLLLLLEQDDDTAYREPLTAFITFLWDIGLEIGHSVRSLNDCEREAEADVTVITNLLESRLIAGPESLRVAMHQRLSANNIWPADRFFEAKWQEQISRHYRYNNSEYHLEPNLKSSPGGLRDIQMIGWVAKRHFDTEQYTDIVAKGFMNDAELRILSQGQAFLWQVRYALHMLTDRAEDRLLFDHQRTIAEMFGFRDTPERLAVEQFMKRYYRHVTALAGLNDMLLQHFDEVILRGKEALETVKLNERFETKGGYIQARSRTLFRETPAAMLELFLLMAQHPEIEGVRADTIRLIRDHRHQIDDHYRDEPRHQRLFMAIMRAPGNVPRQLRRMNRYGILGKYLPEFGRAVGLMQHDLFHIYTVDAHTLRLLKFLHGFRKSDAKGDFPVAAALMPQLPKLELLWIAGLFHDIGKGRGGDHSEIGARDVEHFCQKHHVSLHDTNLVSWLVEHHLLMSMTAQKRDISDPDVIRDFALIVRNEIRLDYLYVLTVADINATNPTLWNGWRASLLRQLHAETKRALRRGLNNPPDRDDWVRETKTEARSLLQTVGVNRGQIDQLWDSLGEDYFLQYAPSEIVWQTQGILNHNQSPLPLVLISAPTADMAEGGTKVFIHTRSVDDLFAATAAAMEQLGLSIHDARIATSHNDWTLNTFIVLDSHSQPIRDPAYIEEMRQHLVEELDDPDDYPNIVTRHTPRQLKHFRVPTEVIIEQDPANERTLLELTAPDRPGLLARVGRIFMEQDIALSAAKIATLGERVEDVFFITTKAGEPLTDPERQQQLRERLIEVLGV, from the coding sequence ATGCTCCTACACCACTACCGGTTCGAACCGGACACCTCGCTTTACGACCTGCAAGCCTTTCGCGCCGAGCTTGCAGGCTCGCGCTCCCCAATTGCCCCGTTTAAGGCGGCCCTGCGCGAGCTGCAGGCGCGCCTAGACGACCAGTTTCGCGCCGGTGCGGACATTCGCGACTTGGTGCGTGGCCGCGCCTGGTATCTAGACCAACTATTGGCAATCGCCTGGGCACTGCAAGCGTGGCCCGATGACGGTGTCGCACTGGTCGCAGTGGGTGGCTACGGCCGAGGCGAGCTTCATCCTCACTCGGACATCGACCTGCTGCTACTGCTGGAGCAGGACGATGACACCGCTTACCGCGAACCGCTCACCGCGTTTATCACCTTCTTATGGGATATCGGCCTTGAAATTGGCCATAGCGTGCGCTCGCTCAATGACTGCGAACGAGAAGCCGAAGCCGATGTGACGGTGATTACCAACCTGCTCGAATCGCGCCTCATCGCTGGACCTGAAAGCCTGCGGGTCGCCATGCACCAGCGCCTAAGCGCCAACAATATTTGGCCCGCCGACCGCTTTTTCGAGGCTAAATGGCAGGAGCAAATATCCCGCCATTACCGCTACAACAACTCTGAGTATCACCTGGAGCCCAATCTTAAAAGCTCCCCCGGCGGCCTGCGCGACATCCAAATGATCGGCTGGGTTGCTAAGCGCCATTTTGACACCGAGCAGTACACGGACATCGTTGCCAAAGGGTTTATGAACGATGCCGAGCTGCGCATTCTAAGTCAGGGCCAGGCGTTTTTATGGCAGGTGCGCTACGCCCTGCACATGCTCACCGACCGCGCTGAAGACCGCCTGCTGTTTGATCACCAGCGCACCATTGCTGAAATGTTTGGCTTTCGCGACACGCCTGAACGCCTGGCGGTTGAGCAATTCATGAAACGCTACTACCGGCATGTCACCGCGCTCGCAGGCCTTAACGACATGCTGCTACAGCATTTTGACGAGGTCATTCTGCGCGGCAAAGAGGCCCTGGAGACCGTCAAACTCAACGAGCGCTTTGAGACCAAAGGCGGTTACATTCAAGCGCGCTCGCGCACTCTATTTCGCGAAACGCCCGCGGCCATGCTGGAACTGTTTCTGCTCATGGCCCAACACCCAGAGATTGAAGGGGTGCGCGCGGACACGATCCGGCTAATTCGTGACCACCGCCACCAAATTGACGACCACTATCGCGACGAGCCTCGCCACCAGCGGCTATTCATGGCCATTATGCGCGCCCCTGGCAACGTGCCACGCCAGCTGCGCCGCATGAACCGCTACGGCATTTTAGGCAAGTATCTGCCTGAATTTGGCCGCGCGGTGGGCCTCATGCAGCACGATCTGTTTCATATCTATACCGTCGATGCTCACACCCTGCGGCTGCTTAAGTTTCTGCACGGCTTTCGTAAATCGGACGCCAAAGGCGACTTCCCGGTAGCGGCTGCGCTAATGCCGCAGCTGCCAAAGCTAGAGCTGCTGTGGATTGCCGGCCTGTTCCATGACATCGGCAAGGGCCGTGGCGGCGATCACTCAGAAATCGGCGCTCGCGACGTGGAGCATTTTTGCCAAAAGCACCATGTATCGCTGCATGACACCAACCTTGTTAGCTGGCTTGTCGAGCACCATCTGCTGATGTCGATGACGGCACAAAAACGCGACATTAGCGATCCTGATGTGATTCGTGACTTCGCTCTCATCGTGCGCAATGAGATCCGCCTAGACTACCTGTATGTGCTCACCGTCGCCGACATCAATGCCACCAACCCTACGCTGTGGAACGGCTGGCGTGCATCGCTACTGCGCCAACTTCACGCCGAAACAAAACGCGCCCTGCGCCGCGGCCTGAATAACCCACCGGACCGGGACGACTGGGTACGCGAGACGAAAACAGAAGCGCGCTCGCTGCTACAAACCGTTGGCGTGAATCGTGGGCAAATTGACCAGCTTTGGGATTCGCTGGGGGAAGATTACTTTTTACAGTACGCGCCAAGTGAAATCGTCTGGCAAACTCAGGGCATACTTAATCACAACCAGTCGCCGCTACCGCTGGTGCTGATTAGCGCGCCCACGGCAGACATGGCCGAAGGCGGCACCAAGGTATTTATCCACACCCGCTCGGTGGATGATTTATTTGCCGCCACCGCGGCCGCGATGGAGCAGCTCGGCCTATCGATCCACGATGCGCGCATTGCCACCTCGCATAATGACTGGACGCTAAACACCTTTATCGTCCTCGACAGCCACAGCCAGCCGATCCGCGATCCTGCGTACATCGAGGAGATGCGCCAGCACTTAGTCGAAGAGCTTGATGATCCTGACGACTATCCCAATATTGTTACTCGCCATACCCCGCGCCAACTCAAGCATTTCAGGGTGCCCACAGAGGTCATTATTGAGCAAGACCCGGCCAACGAGCGCACTCTATTAGAGTTAACGGCCCCCGACCGCCCAGGCCTGCTGGCCCGAGTAGGGCGTATTTTCATGGAGCAGGACATCGCGCTTTCCGCGGCAAAAATTGCCACGCTAGGCGAGCGCGTAGAAGACGTATTTTTCATTACCACGAAGGCTGGCGAACCGTTAACCGACCCCGAGCGCCAGCAGCAGCTGCGCGAACGTTTGATTGAGGTACTGGGCGTTTAA
- the dapC gene encoding succinyldiaminopimelate transaminase, which yields MNADLDALHPYPFEKLAALKAALTPPVELAPISLTIGEPQHAPYPAALEAMVAHQLEMARYPATNGLPALRQTIAAWASQRFKLRELDSERHVVPVNGTREAIFAFVQAALDRTRPAKVAVPNPFYQIYEGATLLAGGEPLYLDCTAENGFRSDISAVPAATWREVQIVFICSPGNPTGAVTPLDEFKQLIALADEHDFIIASDECYSELYLDEAAPPPGLLQACAELGRDDYRRCVVFHSLSKRSNLPGLRSGFVAGDAALLTPFKRYRTYHGCAMSLPLQHASIAAWQDEQHVRANRDAYREKFSAVTDVLAPVMDFPAPEASFYLWPAVPGGDDIAFTQRLFAEQHVSVLPGSLMGRTGRSGKNPGAGRLRLALVAELAPTLEAAQRIRQLIERG from the coding sequence ATGAACGCCGACCTCGACGCCCTGCATCCCTACCCGTTTGAAAAGCTGGCCGCGCTCAAGGCGGCGCTCACTCCGCCAGTAGAACTCGCACCTATCTCGCTGACCATTGGCGAACCTCAGCACGCGCCCTATCCCGCAGCGCTTGAAGCCATGGTGGCGCATCAGCTAGAAATGGCCCGCTATCCGGCCACTAACGGCCTGCCTGCTCTGCGCCAAACCATCGCCGCCTGGGCAAGCCAGCGCTTTAAACTGCGCGAGCTGGATAGCGAGCGCCACGTAGTGCCGGTTAACGGCACGCGAGAAGCCATCTTCGCCTTTGTTCAGGCGGCGCTGGATCGCACCCGCCCGGCCAAGGTTGCCGTACCCAATCCGTTTTATCAGATTTACGAAGGCGCGACGCTACTTGCCGGCGGCGAGCCGCTTTATCTAGACTGCACCGCTGAGAATGGCTTTCGATCTGACATTAGTGCGGTGCCCGCCGCCACGTGGCGCGAGGTGCAGATCGTCTTTATCTGCTCGCCGGGCAACCCTACCGGTGCGGTTACGCCCCTTGATGAGTTCAAGCAACTGATTGCGCTGGCTGATGAGCATGATTTTATTATTGCCTCCGATGAGTGCTATTCAGAGCTTTATCTTGACGAAGCCGCCCCGCCGCCGGGGCTACTGCAAGCCTGCGCAGAGCTGGGGCGCGACGATTATCGCCGCTGTGTCGTTTTCCACTCGCTCTCCAAGCGTTCCAACTTGCCAGGGCTGCGTTCAGGCTTTGTGGCGGGCGATGCGGCATTACTGACGCCCTTTAAGCGCTACCGTACCTATCACGGCTGCGCCATGTCGCTACCGCTGCAACATGCCTCTATCGCCGCCTGGCAGGATGAGCAGCACGTGCGCGCGAATCGCGACGCCTATCGCGAAAAGTTTAGCGCCGTCACCGATGTACTCGCACCCGTAATGGACTTTCCAGCGCCGGAGGCTAGTTTTTACCTATGGCCTGCGGTACCGGGCGGTGACGACATTGCCTTTACCCAACGCCTATTTGCTGAGCAGCACGTAAGCGTTTTGCCCGGCAGTTTAATGGGCCGCACCGGCAGAAGTGGCAAAAACCCCGGCGCCGGCCGTTTGCGATTAGCGCTGGTCGCCGAGTTAGCGCCCACGCTTGAAGCGGCCCAGCGAATTCGCCAATTGATTGAACGTGGCTGA
- the map gene encoding type I methionyl aminopeptidase, with amino-acid sequence MNVPIKTPSEIEHMREAGRQAVSVIEMITPYVQAGISTGEIDRLCHAYIVNELGSIPAPLNYHGFPKATCTSLNHVVCHGIPDDAKTLKKGDIMNLDITVKTPAGYHGDSSVMFIIGENIQGERLSRITQECLYKSIELVKPGARLSELARVIQKHAEENGYSVVRDFCGHGLGAEFHEEPQFLHYDGYAPDADIKLAAGMCFTIEPMINVGGYKTKVLRDGWTAVTKDRSLSAQWEHTLLVTESGVEVLTARSEEDFSFLPN; translated from the coding sequence ATGAACGTTCCTATCAAGACGCCTTCTGAAATCGAACACATGCGCGAAGCCGGACGCCAAGCGGTCAGCGTCATCGAAATGATCACCCCTTATGTGCAGGCGGGCATCAGCACCGGCGAGATCGACCGCCTTTGCCACGCATACATTGTTAACGAACTGGGCTCGATCCCGGCGCCGCTGAACTATCATGGCTTTCCCAAGGCGACCTGCACCTCGCTGAATCACGTGGTGTGCCACGGCATTCCCGACGATGCCAAAACGCTGAAAAAAGGCGACATCATGAACCTGGATATCACCGTTAAAACCCCTGCGGGTTATCACGGTGACTCCAGCGTTATGTTCATCATCGGTGAAAATATTCAGGGCGAGCGGCTAAGCCGTATCACTCAAGAGTGCCTGTATAAAAGCATCGAATTAGTAAAACCCGGCGCGCGCCTTTCTGAACTCGCGCGGGTGATTCAAAAGCACGCTGAAGAGAACGGCTATTCGGTAGTCCGCGATTTCTGCGGTCACGGCCTGGGTGCCGAGTTTCACGAAGAGCCGCAGTTTTTACACTACGATGGCTACGCGCCGGATGCCGATATTAAACTGGCGGCGGGCATGTGCTTCACGATCGAGCCGATGATCAATGTTGGTGGCTACAAAACCAAGGTACTGCGCGATGGCTGGACGGCCGTCACCAAAGACCGCAGCCTTTCTGCCCAGTGGGAACATACGCTGCTGGTCACTGAGTCTGGCGTTGAGGTGCTGACCGCACGTAGCGAAGAAGACTTCAGCTTTTTGCCCAACTGA
- a CDS encoding Spx/MgsR family RNA polymerase-binding regulatory protein, producing the protein MLTLYIIDTCDTCRKARKALEEKGIAFKTYDLRKDGLSAGLLEHILEGVALVDAVNKRSKTWRDLSQEEKDSLDTSARQLIIQHPTLLKRPLLEVGDKTFLVGYRDGDYDQLGG; encoded by the coding sequence ATGCTGACGCTTTACATCATCGATACTTGTGATACCTGCCGCAAGGCGCGCAAAGCATTGGAAGAGAAAGGCATTGCGTTCAAAACCTACGACTTGCGCAAAGATGGCCTTTCGGCGGGCCTACTTGAACATATTTTAGAAGGCGTCGCGCTGGTTGATGCCGTCAACAAGCGCAGTAAAACCTGGCGCGATCTTTCTCAAGAGGAGAAAGACTCGCTGGATACGTCAGCACGCCAGCTCATTATTCAACATCCCACGCTGCTTAAGCGGCCGCTCTTAGAAGTTGGCGATAAAACCTTTTTAGTCGGCTACCGCGACGGCGATTACGATCAGCTAGGCGGGTAG